CAACTGACCGCCTACAAGGCGGAACAGATCCTGGTCCACAAGAAGGCGCCGGCGGACCTGCCCATCGACCCGCCGCGGCGTCTGTCCATCATCATCAACATGCCGGTGGTGCGCGCGCTTGAATTCTATCCGCCCATGGGGCTGCTGAGCTTGGCCGAAGTGGTGGATAGCGGCGCCGAGGTCCGGCCATGAACAAGGAGCACACGCCGTTGCGGATCGTCATCTGCACCAAGCGCGATCTGGCCGGGGCGCTGATTCTCAATCAGCTGTTGCCGCGTCTGGGTGGCGACACGGTCATGGTGCTGCTGTCGGACAAGACCCGCCCGGTGGAACAGGCGGTGCCTGAACTGGCCGAGATGAAGTTTCTCGAGCGCGATTTGCCCATGGATACGCTGTTTCCGCTGATCGACCGCCTCGACGACGATGGCGCGCCGGCGGAGCTGGCCACCTTCGACGGGTTGGCGCAGCGCTTTGGCGTTCCCATCCAGGTGATCGGCGACATCAACGGCCCCGAGGGCGAAGAGATGTTGCGGCGCTTCGCCCCCGACATCATGTTGTCGGCGCGATTTTCGCTGATTTTCCGCCGTAATGTCTTCGATATCCCCCGCTTCGGCACCTATAACGTCCATCCTGGCGCCTTGCCGCGCTATGCCGGCCTGTTCGCGCCGTTCCGCTGCATGTTGGAAGGCGGTGATGCCATCGGCTGCACCCTGCACCGGGTGGATGACGGCATCGATACCGGCCCGGTGGTGGGGATCGGCTGGCTGCCAATCCAGGCGGAACGGTCCTTGCTGTGGCATGTGGTCAACACCTATGGCGCCGGCCTCGATCTGTTCATGACCGTCCTCGACGGTCTGCGCCAGGGTCAGGGCCCCGACTTGCAGGGTCAGGACCGCTCGCTGCGGGTTTACGGCAGCCTGCCGGGGCGTGAGGCCTTCGACGCCTTCCGCTCCAAGGGGTTGCGGCTGTACGACCCACAGGAATACATGGACGTTCTGCGCCGTTTCATGCCGGCGGAGAGCGCCGTCCAATTGCAGGCCATCGCCGGAGCCGCGGCTGAAAAGGTGGGGGCGTCATGCTGCTGCGCACACGCGTAACGCTGATCGTTTCCATAACCTATTCGCTGCTGGTCGCCGGCCTGACCTTCGCCGGCCTCAAAAGCGAGGAACTGGCCGATGAGCGCTATGCCCAGGCGACGCTGAACGGGCAGGAAATCTTCTGGCGCAAGCTGGTGGAAAACACCGTCCAGCGCCTGGAAACCGATGCCCGCGGCATCGCCGGCAACATGCAGATCGTCACCGCGGTGGATCACCGCGACCCGGCCCAGACCCTGGTCCATATGGGGCCGCTGGCCGAGGCGATGAAGACGCGCGGCACCGTCAGCCGCCTGGAAATCCTGGACCGCGACGGCGAGCTTTTGTACAGCTCGCGCGGGTCTTTGCTGGAGCCGCCGATCCTGGACGCCGGCACCGTGCGTGCCATCGTCGATGGCAAGCGCCCGGTGCGCGGGGTGTTGCAGGACGCGTCGCGGACCTTCACCGCCACCTTGGCCTTTCCGTTGCAGATCGGCGGTGACGAAGTGGCCGGCATCGCCGTGCTGGCCGCCGACATGCAGCCGCCCTTGTCGGAGTTCCAGGCCTCCACCGGCTCGGACATCTTCCTGGTCGATCGCAACGGTCATTTGGCCCAGGGCACCAACGATGCCCTGTGGTCGGTGTTCAACGGCAAGATCAGCGTGCGCAAAAGCCGTCTGCTGACCTGGGCCGAGGGCGAAAAGTACTATTCCGTCGTCGTCTTGCCGGTGCAGGACGGTTTCAATCGGGTCATCGGCGCCCTGGTCACCGCCAGGGACGTGTCGGAAACCCAGGCACGCCAACGCCTGATCCGGGTCATCGCCATCGGTGCCGTCATCGGCTTCCTGGTGCTGGTGCTGGGCATCTTCTACGTCTATCTGCGCCGGTCCTTCCATCCGCTCGACGAAGCCATCGCCGTGTTGAACGCGCTGTCGCGCGGCGATACCTCGGTGACCTTGGAAGTCAGGAACGACAAGGACGAAATCGGTCGCATCGCCGGCACCGTCGGCGTGTTCCGCGAAAACACCGTCAAGCTGGACCTGATGCAACAGCGGCGCGAACGCCAGCGCCGCCGGCAGGAATTGTTCATCCGCCTGCAGATGCTGAAACTGTCGGAAATGCTGGAGGAAGAGGCCCGCGCCGCGATCTTGTCGGACATGAAGCAGATCGAGGCCATGGCCGAAAGGAAGGCCGGGTCCGAGGATGCCGCCGACAGCGGCAAGGGCGAGTTGGAAGTATTGGGCGTGGCCTTCCAGACCATGTCCGACCGCATCCGCGAACAGCACCTGTCGTTGGAAACCCTGATCGCCGAACGTACGCGCGAGGCCGAGGTCTTGCGCGAAGCCCTGCGCACCCGCGACCAGTTGAACGCATTGCGGCAGGAACTGGATTTCGCCCGCGAACTGCAATTGTCGTCGCTGCCGCAGGTTTTCCCGCCCTTCCCCGACCGCGACGAATTCCAGATTCACGCCGCCATGGTTCCGGCCAAGGAAGTCGGCGGCGATTTCTACGATTTCTTCCTGCTCGATCATCATCATCTGGGCATCGTCATCGGCGACGCCTCGGGCAAGGGTGTGCCGGCGGCCATGTTCATCGCCATCGCCCGCTCGCTGATCAAGGCGGTGGCGCCGCTGTCGCGCTCGCCCGGCGAGTGCCTGGCCTTCGTCAATACCATGTTGTCGGCGGACAATCCGCAGACCCTGTTCGCCACCTGCTTCTACGCGGTGGTCGACACCCGCTCGGGCGAGGTGGCCTTCTGCAATGCCGGCCATCCGCCGCCCCTGATCCTGCGCCAAGGTCAAAATGTGGACGCCATCCGCGATGTCTCGGGGGTCGCCTTAGGGGTGATGGAGGATCTGGAATACGATACCGGCACCTTCACCATCGCCCCCGATGATACCATCGTGCTTTACACCGACGGCGTCACCGAGGCGCAAGACGTGTCCGAGACGCTGTATGACGAACCGCGACTGATCCAGACCCTGCGGGGCTTGGGCCCCATTCACCCGGAACAGGTCATCGCCACCGTGCAGCGGGCGGTCGAGGCCTTTGTCGGCGACGCCCCGCAATTCGACGATATCACCATGCTGTCGCTGCGTTTCGACCGTGTCAGCGTTCATGACGGTGGCATCGAGACTCAGCAACGGCGATTGATGCTGACCGGCTTCCAGGGCAGTGGCGGCGAGGCGGTGCCCGAGCCCGTTTCCACACCATCTCCGACACCGCCGTCGACTCCGGTTCCGCCGCCAGCCCCCATCGCTGTCTCGGTGTCCGCCGTACGGGCGCCCGCCGCGCCGACGAACCCGCCGGCGAAGCGGCCCAGGATCATGGTCCAGCCGGTGTCGGCCCCGACCTCGGCCCCGGCCCCGACCCCGGCCCCGACCCCGACGGTCGCTCCCGCTCCCGCCAAGGCACCGGTGATGGCGGTTTCCACGGCCAAGCTGATCAAGACCGATGCGGCCAAGCCGGCGGTTGCGCCGGTGGTCAATGGCGCCAGCGTCACCAAGCGTCCTCGGGTGGTGATGCAGCCGCCGAAGCCCAAGCCCGTGCCGCATACCCGGCTGGAAGTGACGATTGCCAACGATCTGGATGAATTGGCGCGTCTGGCCGGTCTGGTCGATGAATTCGTCGAGCGCAACAGCATGCCGGAGCGAATTTCTTTCAATCTAAATCTGTGTTTGGACGAGTTGATCACCAATATCGTCTCTTATGGCTACGAGGACGGCCACCACCACGATATCCACGTTAAATTCGCGCTGGACAATGGTCGTCTGATCACCGAAATCATCGACGACGGCAAAGAGTACAATCCCTTTACCGATGCCCCCGAACCCGATCTGGCCTTGGATGTGGACGACCGTCCCATCGGCGGATTGGGGGTATTCCTGGTCAAGGAATTCATGGATCGCACCGATTACCGCCGCGAGGGCGGCACAAATATCGTGACGCTGGAAAAGAACGTCACCGAACAGGAGAGTTAAGGAAATGGAGATTCGGGAAGACCAAGCTGATGGCGCGATAATTTTGGTTCCTGTCGCCCGTGTCGACAGTGCCACCGCCAAGGCTTTCGAGGTCCGGGTCCTCGCCGCCGTCAATTCCGGCGCGGGCAAGATCGTCATCGACTTCGCCGAGCTTGACTATATCTCCAGCGCCGGCCTGCGTGTCGTCCTGGTGGGGGCCAAGATGACCCGTGTCCCGCGTAAATTCGCCCTGTGCGGCATGAAGCCGCATATCCGCGAAATCTTCGATGTGTCCGGTTTTGCCCGCATCCTGACTATTCTGCCCGATCGCGCCGCTGCCTTGTCGGCATAGATGCCATGACCGGGCTCGGCTAGAACCAAAGGATAGGCTCTGCTACACTCGAAAAGTTTACAATCGTATCCCTTCGGGATCGATCTGCAACAACGGGAGGATGCCATGGCCGATCCCTTCAAGGGCTTTACCGAATTCCAGGCCGCTTGGCTGAAAGCGTGGTCCCATTCGGCGCAGAACATGACCACCATGCTGACCCACATGCTGGATATGCAGCAAAAATTTCTGAGCCACGCGGCCAAGTACCATCGCGATCATGTCGAAATCGCCACCGGTGCATCGCTGACCGACAAGTACGGGAAGCGCGCCCACGATATCGATCCCGAGCGGGACATTTAGAGCATTTTCACATCGAGCGTCCATATCCGTCGTGGGCGAAGAAATTGGCGCATTCCTCGGGCGGAAACAGGTCGATGAGTTTTCCGATCACGTCCCATAAGGTGTTGATGGTGCGGGCTTGCGCCTTTCGCAGCAGGCTCTTGAGCTTGGCGAAGGCGAGCTCGATGGGATTGAGGTCTGGGGAGTAGGGCGGCAGATACCGCAGGGTGGCCCCTCGGGCTTCGATGAGTTGCTTGACCCCTGCCACCTTGTGGGCGGGCAGATTGTCCATTACGACGATGTCGCCGGGCCGCAAGGTCGGAGCCAGGACCTGCTCGACATAGGCCAGGAAGATCGCGCCATTCATCGCCTTGTCGATGACGAAGGGGGCGGAGATTCCGTCATGCCGGAGCGCCCCGACGAAGGTGGTCATTTTCCAATGACCGTGCGGCACCGCAGCCAGCAGCCGCTGACCGCGCGGCGCCCGTCCGTAGCGCCGGGTCATGTTGGTCGATGCCCCGGTTTCATCAAGGAAGACCAAGCGGGTTGGGTCCAGCGCCGGCTGCTCGGCTCGCCAGGCGATGCGTCCTTCGGCTACGTCGGGACGTTCCTGCTCGGCAGCATGCGCACTCTTTTTTTCAGACTGAGGTCGAGCCGCTCAAGCGTGTTCCACAGGCCGCCGACGCTGATCGACACGCCCAATTCGGCCAGAACCCAGGCGCGCAACTCAGCCAGCGTGGCATCGGGCTCGACCTTGATCTGCGCCTGCAACGCCTCAAGGTGAGCCGCCAGCTTCTGTCCTGGCCGCCCAGGCCGTGGCTTCACCGTCGTCTCGCCGGTGGCCCGGCGGCGGCCTTGGGCCTTGTAGATGTACGAAACGCTCACCCGGAACAGCGGCGCCACCTCGTAGGCGCTCATGCCGCTGTCCACAGCCGCCAAAACTCTATCGCGCAAGTCCTGAGAATAGGACTGCCCTGAGCGCCACGTCATCGCATCATCCTCGGGAGCGTTGTTACCGAAGATGTTGAATCACAAAATGACCTCAGGGGGAATCCTCTACCGATTCCGGCGTGAAACCGCTCTAATTGTTTGATATTTCTATCTAATTTTGTTGCGGGGGCGCGCCACCATTTGCCGCGAACCCTATTTCTCCGCACAGCGTAAGCTGGCGGTAGAGGTGCGCAACCCGTTGGTATCTGACCGCTGTACCCCCGGCAACCGCCACTCGGCTGGAGCGTCCGCTATGGCCCAGTTGTGCCATGAAGGGCCGCCGCTTAATCCTTCAATGACCCTTCTGGGCATCGATTTTGGGAAAGGCCATCAAGAACGTGCAGCCTTCACCGACGATGGACATAACCCAAATGCGGCCAAGGTGATGCTCTACGATCCTCTTGCAGATCGCCAGCCCGATGCCGGTGCCTTCGTATTCCTTGCGGGTTACAAGCCGCTTGAAGATGCCGAAGACCTGCTCGAAATATTCTGGCGCGATTCCGATGCCGTTATCCTTCACCCAAACGCACCATTCCGTTCCGTCGTCGCGCCAGCCGACCGAGATAATGGGAGCGCGGTCTGGGGAGCGATACTTGACGGCATTGGCGAACAGATTCTGGAACAGCCGGATCAACTCGGTGCGGTCACCCAAGATGGAGGGCAAGTCTTCCGCCACGGAAACCACCGCCCCGGCCTCCTGACAGAGGATCTGCAGATTCCGGAGGCTTTCGGCAATAGGCTCGCCGAGTGCCAAGGGCTGGAGCGGCATTTCACTCCGTGCAATACGGGCATACTCGAGAAGACCGAGAATAAGCGCGTCCATCCGCTTTGCCCCATCCACGGCAAATCCGATGAATTCCTTCATGTCGGCATCAAGATCCGGTCCAAGCTTCCTCGACACCAGGGCAAGGTACATGGTCACCATCCGAAGCGGCTCGCGCAGATCGTGGGATGCCACATAGGCGAATTGCTCAAGATCCGTATTGGACTGGGCAAGGCTTTGCGCCTGAACAGCAAGATCTCGCTGCGCGGATTCGGTGTTCTGTACCGCGATCCGAAGGTCCTTCGTCATTGATTCGGCAAGTTGAATGGCCCGGGCCCTGCCGGTGGCCATCAACCAAACCAGCAAGGACAGCAAAAGGCTAAGCCCCACGCCGCCCCCCGCGATCAGGGATTCTGCCTTGCGGCCGAAACCGGCTTCAAAAGACCTCAGAGATCGCGCCGACAGCGTCCAGCTATGACCGGTGACAACGAGGTATTCATTGGCGGTGGCGGCCGACAGACTTACTTCTCCGGAATTGGGGGACTTGTACAAGACGCCCTCGGCCGACAAATCGACACCGTCAAAAATGGTGAAGGCAACCCCCGGCGGAAGCTCGCCATACAGGCTGGCCATGACGTCTTTGATCCGGAATGAGGCAAAGACCCATCCCGTCAATGCATTCCGGCGTTCGGCGACCGACTCATGGGATTGTCCCCGGACGAAGATCGGGATGTACATGATAAATCCGGGCTGAGATTCCTGTCCGGCATCCACCGCGAGCTTGAGTTTTCCCGACATTACGACCATGCCGGAGTCGCGAGCCTTTTCCATGGCCGCTCGCCGCACCGGATCAGACCATGCGTCAAATCCGGCAGGGGCACGGTTAAGGCCGATATTCGGCTCGCGCTGGACGATGGGGCCATAGACGTCCCGTTGGCCCTCGGGAAATATGGCATAGTCTGCCATTCCCAATTGGCGCATGGCGCGTTGATGCGCGTCCTTGCGGTCCGCCGGAATCAATTCGACGACGCCAATTGCCTGAACGGCGGAAAAATTTGCATCCGACTGGAGGGATGCAACATAGCCGGCCAGCATGTCCCGCTGGGAGATGTCGGCCGTGGCATACATTCCCTGCACGCCTCGCAGCATCAGTTCGTAGGTGGCAATGCGCTGCTCGATCCTGCTGGCGACATCGCGCAGGGAAAAATCGACCTGTGTCCGCAATTGCTGGCGGACCGCTTGGCGTTCGTGACCCCAAACGACCCATGTCACGCCGAGTGCCGCGAACAAGACCAGCCAGGGAAGGAATTTGAGGCGTAATGTGCTCAAGGCTGATCTTCGAATGTGGTCATGGCGGCGGCTAATTCCGGCGGGAAGTATTTCTCGAAGATCCGGCGCACGGTCCCGTCGTGGTGCATGTCTTTCACCAGCTTACGCCACTTTTCCTGTTCATGGGCGGGCAGCGCCTTTTTCGACATGATCAGGCCGTGAAGCACCGGGGGATCATTGAACTCGATGATGTCCGAGATGCCGCGGATCTGCTTCTCGTCCAGCGCGGGGTAATCGAAGGGTTCTATGATCATCGCCTGGATTTGGTTGCCGATCAGGACCTGATAGAGCGGCCCAAGTCCGCCGGATTGACTGACGCGGCCCGCCTGTTGCAGCGTATCGACAAGCCGGTTGGCGGATTCGCTGTAGCGAAAGCTGCGTATCACTCCAAGCCGAAGGCGGTCATTGCGCTCGAAATCCGCAAGGTCACGAACGGCGGCATCCTTGCGGACCAAGAGATAATATTTGTTGCTGATGTACCACGCGAAGGAGGCGAATTTGTCTCGCTCGACGGTAGTGATGCCCGAAAGGCTGAAATCCAGGGCTCCGGACTCGATCAACTGCCAAATTCTGGCGCGCGGCATCAAATTGACGATGACCCGGCATCCACTGCGCCGAATGAGTTCCTCGGCGACGTCCTTGTCGATGCCGGTGTCGGTGTCCGCCGAATAGAGAAGGCCATGATCATGCAGGGCAAGCGTGAATGGCCTTGAGCAGTCAGGGGCGGCGGCCGCGCTCTGGCCGAGGCCGAAGCACAAAAACATGCTGACCACCAAGATGGCGAAGCCTCTGACCATTCCCATCCGCCCTTCGATTCTAGTCGCCAATCCAAAGCCTGGGGATCAAAGCCCTCGTGGAAAGACTACCGCCGAAAGAGCGGTCTGACCATACCTTCGTCAAGGATGCATATGAACGCTTTCTGCGCGCAATGTCCCCTTCGGGTCATGTAGGGCCGATGGACGAAAAGACCACGGCGCCGATTTCACCGTTGGCCCTGGAGGCGGTCCAACGCATCGACGCGCTGTTCGAGATCGAGCGGACGATCAACGGCCAGACCGCCGAGCAGCGCCGTGCCGTCCGCCAGGAGCTCAGCGCCCCCTTGGTTGCAGATCTGGAAGGCTGGCTGCGCGGACAGCGCGCCAATCTCTCGCGCGGCAACGATCTCGCCAAGGCCATGGACTACATGCTCAAGCGCTGGCACGCATTCACCCGCTTCCTCGACGACGGTCGCGTCTGCCTGCCCAACAATGCCGCCGAACGCGCCCTGCGCGGCTTCGCCTTGGGCCGGAAATCCTGGTTGTTCGCCGGTTCGGATCGCGGTGGCCAGCGTGCCGCCGCCATCTACAGCCTGATCGTCACCGCCAAGATGAACGACATCGATCCGCAAGCCTGGCTGGCCGACGTCCTGGCCCGCATCGCCGCGCATCCCGCCAACCGGATCGATGAACTCCTGCCTTGGAACTGGCGTCCGCTGCCGCGCGTCGCCGACAGTCAGGCAGCCTGATCAAAGCAGCACTCACCTGCGGTTCTCACCGGATGCACACCCGGCGAACGTCAAAAAACACGTTTATGATTTGGCTAGCTTTTCTTACATACTCAATCAATTCCGTCGGGTCGCGAATGGCATCGAATGTGACCTCACAATCATATCTTTTGACGGCATGGGATTCTGCCAGCAGTTTCGCCAAAGCTTGCGCCGACCAATCAACGTCCGAAGCAAAATTAGAATTTCTCTCAATTGCGCAAATCTGCAGTTTCAAATCAAATAGCACGTGTATAAACGGATGGTCAGGGTGTGCGACTTTGTAAAAATTATCCCCGTCAAAGTCAACTGTATTGACTTTCCGAGTCCTTGCAAATTTGAATAGAACGGCATTTTCACCGATCGTTTGTCTGCCGACCAAGAAATATTTCCTGGTCTTAAGTGTTCTCTCCAGCCGCGCCTCTTCCAGAACCCGACGCAACATCGTTTCGCCACCTGGGTAATCATCCGGAATCAAGGGCATTTGGATTCGGAATATCTGTGCGCGATACAGGCGGAAATAGGTCATCTTGCAGGCTCTTTGGCGATCGATCTCATCTCTAAGGGTATACTGATGCGCGGCCTGCTGCAATCATGAGGGGTGTGCTGTTTGGCAGGGCTGGGTATACCGGAAGCCGCCGCAGCATTGTCGCTGCGTTGCGCTGGCATAGATGGACCGCCGCACGTACAGTCCTGCGTTTCCGCCGTATAAGGTCTGCCAAGCTCGCGTTGAGCCGTAGGCGCCGAAAGGACCGGGTAGATACTGCCAACCACTACAGCCCCACAATCCGCATCGAAGTCGCTGGGGCGGCCGCCCCGGTGCCGCTGGGGTGGCGGGGCGACGGGCAGTGGAATGGGTGTTCGATAGGGCTTGATAAAGAGGCTGGCGCTAAATCGCAAATGGCTCATGTACCTTCATTAGCGGTACATTTTTGATTATCTCACGATAGTGCTTATACGTCGCATCGCTTCCATAGACCGCCTTGTGCCACTCAGCCATGCCACGAAGTTTGGAAAGATTGGCCTCCGCCCACGTGGGGCTGGTCGAAGCTTTGTGAAATGCGGCGCGATGCTCTCGCCTCATTGCCCTAGGCAACCTCAGCACGCGGCCATGAGTGGAAAGGCCAAGCGTAATTCTTGGATTGCCAGCAGCATAATATCGCGTCTTGTCTTCGTTCAGCGAAAAACCGTGATCATTGACAGTCCGCCTTAGGCGAGTGAGAAGTTTATCGCTGTTAAAGTTGATTCTGTGATAAAGATAAATGTCATCGCAGTATCTCAAGTAATTTAGTTTCCAGCTAATGGCTAGCGCGTTGATATTTTTGTCTAGGCTTCTGCAGACTAAATTGCTGATTGCAGGGCTTGTTGGGGCGCCCTGACACAGAGTGCCTTTGTAAGTCGTTAGCTTCGTTAAAATGAAAGCCTTCTTGTTGCTGAAGCCGAGGGCGCGGAACAGTCCAAAGACCCGGCGCGCGCTAATTGCAGGAAAAAAGTTCTTTAGATCGACTTTAAGAACAGCCTTTTCCCCCAGAAGCTTTTTAGCCGCTGAGATTACAGACTTCCCCTTTATGTATGAGTGAGCGAATTCGCTGGGTTCGTGCGAGCTCAAAATTTTTCTGAGAATTGCGCGCTGGACCCCCTTTAATTCTGTCCTGGGTACGGATATTTTCCGAAATTCCCCTGGAGTTCTCTTTGGGATCTCAATGTCAAAATACAATTCGTCAGCGCATTTCACTAAATAAAAGACGTGCTGCGGCGCAAAGCCTAGTTCGCTGCTTAGTTCTCTCAGTTCTAGGCTAAGTGCCGCAGTCGTCATACCCTTACCTTGATTCTTATTCAAAATTCGCAATGCAGGTGTTAAGGGAAATTGGACACCTCCAAAAACCCTGGCGATTTGGGCGGGCGTTTGATTCACTGACGGGATTGCGGCTGTGAGGTGGGGCGATGAAGGCACCGGGATTTTTCGACATTGAAGAATGTCTGGCGGGTCTGTCGAAGAAAGGCGACGTGCTGGAACACTTGAGCCGTACGATTGATTTCGAGCTGTTCCGTGCTGACCTTGAACGAGCGTTTCCGCGCTCGAATGGCGCCAAAGGCGGCCGTCCGCCGTTCGATCATGTGCTGATGTTCAAGGTGCTGATCCTGCAGGCGATGAATGGCCTGGGCGACGAGGCCGCAGAATATTTCATGCGCGACCGCCTGACCTGGAAGCGGTTCCTGGGGTTGGGGATTGCCGATCCGGTTCCCGACGCCAACACGATCTGGACGTTCCGCGAGCACCTGACCAAGGCCAGCGCCATCAAGGGTCTGTTCGAGCGGTTTGATGCGGCTCTGCGGGAGGCAGGCTATCTGGCGATGTCGGGGCAATTTCTGGATGCCACCATTGTCGCCGCACCCAAGCAGCGCAATACAGATGGCGAAAAGGCGGCGATCAAGGCCGGAACCATTCCCGACGACTGGCAGGACAAGCCAGCGAAATTGCGGCAAAAGGACCGCGATGCGCGGTGGACGGTGAAGTATTCCAAGGCCAAGCCCCGTGAGGATGGCCAGCCCCAGGTCGACCTGGCCGTCCCATCCTTCGGCTACAAGAACCACGTTTCGGCGGACCGGGCGCATGGTCTGATCCGCAAATGGCTGGTGACGGATGCGGCTGCTCATGATGGTTCCCGGCTGCCTGATCTGCTCGACAAGACCAATACGGCGAGCGGCGTCTGGGCCGACACGGCCTATCGTTCGGAAAAGAACGAGACGTTCATGGTGAAGAACGGTTTCGTCTCCCAGGTCCATCGCAAGAAGCCCAAGGGCAAGCCGATGCCGGACAGAACCCGCAAGGCCAATGCGCTCAAATCCATGGTGCGCTCCAAGATCGAGCACATCTTTGCCCACCAGAAGGGGCCAATGGCCGCCATCGTCCGCACCATCGGCAAGGCCAGGGCGGAAACCAAGATCGGCATGATCAACCTCGCCTACAACATGCGGCGTTTCATGTGGCTTGAGAGGAAACGTGTGCCCGCTTGAGGGCAAAACCAGGGAAATCCCGTCCGAAACCACCAATGGACTGCGGAAATTGGCGCCGATAGGGGCTGACCGGCACCAATGCCGCTCCCGTCAGGCCAAAATCAGGCCAACGCCCAGGTTTTTAGAGGTGTCCAATTTCCCTTGAGACCTGTATTGGGAATTTTTCGTCTACGTACTTTCAGATGCATGGCGAAGCGCCATACCCCCTCTTTCGAGGGCACGCTAAGGGTGAGTCATGTTTATCTGAGGTATGGTTTTAGGTCAACCCTGCGCCAGAACAATTGCCTTTAGGCGACTGATCCTTGTGCTGCTGAAGGCTTCCAGCAAGGGGTCGTCGAAGCTTGCGAGCGCTCGGTATGCGCCCTTGCTTTTCTCAATCTTGTTTAACTCGAACAAACTCGCGAGAGCAAACCTCACAT
This is a stretch of genomic DNA from Magnetospirillum gryphiswaldense MSR-1 v2. It encodes these proteins:
- a CDS encoding IS5 family transposase; translation: MKAPGFFDIEECLAGLSKKGDVLEHLSRTIDFELFRADLERAFPRSNGAKGGRPPFDHVLMFKVLILQAMNGLGDEAAEYFMRDRLTWKRFLGLGIADPVPDANTIWTFREHLTKASAIKGLFERFDAALREAGYLAMSGQFLDATIVAAPKQRNTDGEKAAIKAGTIPDDWQDKPAKLRQKDRDARWTVKYSKAKPREDGQPQVDLAVPSFGYKNHVSADRAHGLIRKWLVTDAAAHDGSRLPDLLDKTNTASGVWADTAYRSEKNETFMVKNGFVSQVHRKKPKGKPMPDRTRKANALKSMVRSKIEHIFAHQKGPMAAIVRTIGKARAETKIGMINLAYNMRRFMWLERKRVPA